A region from the Schistocerca serialis cubense isolate TAMUIC-IGC-003099 chromosome 1, iqSchSeri2.2, whole genome shotgun sequence genome encodes:
- the LOC126481211 gene encoding small ubiquitin-related modifier 3, translated as MSEDKKDVKGSESEHINLKVLGQDNAIVQFKIKKHTPLRKLMNAYCDRVGIAMATMRFRFDGQPINETDTPLSLEMEEGDTIEVYQQQTGGRA; from the exons ATGTCAGAAGATAAAAAG gacGTGAAAGGCTCAGAGTCTGAGCATATAAACTTGAAAGTATTGGGTCAAGACAATGCCATTGTGCAATTTAAGATAAAGAAGCACACTCCTTTAAGAAAATTGATGAATGCGTATTGTGATAGAGTG GGGATTGCAATGGCTACAATGCGCTTCCGATTTGATGGGCAGCCAATCAATGAAACAGATACTCCTCTTTCATTGGAAATGGAGGAAGGTGACACCATAGAAGTGTATCAACAGCAGACAGGTGGAAGAGCATAG